CCAATTTCACAATCCCCCATTAATTGTACATTATCGATTTCCGATCACTTAATTGGGACAAGGGGAGCTTGTTTACTGCTTGTAAAATTCAATGGGAATTTTGGCCATTTTTTACAATTACTTAAAGAATTTTGCATATACGAGTGAAAGAATTTTCCAGGCCCTGAAATTCGTTGCAACTAGTGCAGGTTGCAAGTTGGGGAGCTTATCTTCTGTCACGCAACGTATTAACAATGTCCTTTGCACCAAGAGACAATCACGAAGCACAGGTGCAGTTTGCCCTAGAAAGAGGAGTTCCTGCCTTGATCGGGATTATGGCCTCAAAAAGGCTCCCGTACCCATCTAGAGCCTTCGACATGGCACATTGCTCTCGTTGCCTTATTCCATGGGCCGCTTTCGGTACATTTACATACCTTGAACCAAAATTAATCATCTCTCAGGACTTGTTTGCTTGGCATTGAGGTGATTTGAATGATGAACAGGAGGGCATATTTCGTGCAAAAGTTCTTATTAGCTTTTTTCCTCAATGTGTGAAACAGGAGGGCAATATTTGATTGAAGTCGATCGAGTTCTAAGGCCAGGTGGGTATTGGATTTTGTCTGGTCCACCAATTAATTGGAAGACTCATTGGAAGGGCTGGGACAGAACAGAAGATGATTTGAATGATGAGCAGAACAAAATTGAGACCGTGGCTAATAGCTTATGTTGGAAAAAGTTGGTGGAGAAAGATGACATTGCCATATGGCAAAAGCCAATCAATCACTTGAATTGTAAAGTTAACAGGAAAATCACACAAAATCCACCGTTCTGCCCTGCTAATGATCCTGACAAAGCCTGGTACATACTCTTTGCAATCCGAAGAAATGTACATTTTTCTCGTGTGGTATGGTTTTAATACTACTTGACTAATGGTGAttccattctatttttttttttcaggtacaCAAACATGGAGACTTGTCTGACTAACTTGCCTGAGGTATCTACCAATCAAGACGTTGCCGGCGGAGAATTGCCGAAATGGCCTGAGAGATTGAATGCTGTACCACCAAGAATTAGTAGAGGAACTTTGGAAGGGATTACAGCTGAAACTTTCCAAAAAGATACAGCACTTTGGAATAGGAGAGTGTCATATTATAAAGCTGTAAATAACCAATTAGAAAAACCAGGAAGGTACCGTAACATTTTGGACATGAATGCTTACTTGGGTGGATTTGCTGCTGCTCTTATAAATGACCCACTTTGGGTTATGAACGTGGTTCCTGTCCAAGCCAAGGCTAACACTCTAGGAGTAATTTATGAGCGAGGATTAATTGGAACATATCAGGATTGGTAAGCAGAACACACACTCATGTTTTGTTGCTATAAAATTGAATGGAGGTGTAatgatttcaatttcttttacaGGTGTGAAGCAATGTCTACTTATCCAAGAACTTATGACTTCATCCATGCTGATTCTGTATTTATCCTCTATGACGGCAGGTAAGGAATTATTTAGTGAAATTTTTCTGCGGCCTTTTCTGTTCTAAAATATGCAGAATCATGGTCTATAACATTGTTATAGTAatatgaattcaaaaaaaaaaaaaatgcaagaaataCCTAGCACATGGTCATGTGGGGGCAGAAAATATTCgcttattagttttttcttcatatataaGATATAGAATtgtgtaaaacaaaaaaaggaattacTGATTTCTGACATGAATTTTTGTTACAGATGTGAAATGGAAGAAATTTTGCTAGAGATGGATAGAATTCTGAGACCAGAAGGAAATGTAATATTTAGAGATGATGTTGATGTGTTGGTGAAGATTAAGAAAATAACTGATAGATTGAACTGGGAAAGTCGAATTGTTGATCATGAAGATGGACCTCATCAAAGGGAAAAGCTTCTTTTTGCTGTCAAGTCTTACTGGACAGCTCCTGCTGATCATCAGAAAGAGTCCACCACATCTTCTTAATGAGCTACTtccactttttttgttttctttttagatattgttcttattttttcctctcaaatatGTTTCTTAGAATAGTTAAACCTTAACCAAATCAGAACCCTCCAAATTATGTTACTCCTCTTGAATTGGACACAGAAGAGCCTTGCCGGCTAGCCCTCTCGATTCAAATTTTGTATTTACTCTTACGAATGAAATGGAAAAGGGCCGAATTAAGCAAGAATATTTCCTGTACTGGCcagtttttttacaaataaatctGATGATCTAACTACATTGAATCCAACACAGTTGTTATGAGCTAAAAATTGGTATTAGGTGAGTCATGTAAGAAACCAACTCTATGTAGCcaaactttaaatataaattaaggcAAAAGCTAGAAAACGTAAGACATCAAAGTAATTAAGCTAGCAAGCACACAAGCATTTGAAATCTAATCAGTAGAAATTAGATAATCAAATATGGCAGCACTCAAATCCCTCAGCTCCCCAGTAGCAGTGCTTCTCTTGCTCACTGCACTAGCAGTGCAGACTCAACTGGCTCGCTCGCAGCAATGCACTTCCCAGCTCAATAATGAATAACCTAAATGTGTGCGCACCATTTGTGGTACCTGGTTCTGCTAACACCAACCCGAGTGCAGAGTGTTGTAATGCACTAGAGGCACTGCAACATGACTGCCTCTGCAGCACTCTCCAGATCTCGTCTCGCCTTCCTTCTCAATGCAATCTTCCACCTCTCACTTGTAGTAACTAGTAGGTATGAACTTAGTGAATcaaacttcaaaaattaaatcattatagATAAGAAACAGTATTAACATCTTAATTAATAGAAAGTGCCAATTTTATTCCCCAGACCAACAAGTCCTAGCTAGcaacaaaaatatatgatatgatCCATCGTACATGCAAAGAGCCAACGTTCATACCTAAGCATGAATTGTCCATTACTTAGATCATAATAGTTTGACTTGTATTTCttaataacatttatatatGATCTATTTGCAGGAACAAAACAAGCATGAAGCCCGCTGGCAAGAGAGCGACCGAAGAATAATAATGCTGGAACGTCAATCATTGAAGTTTCAGATCCatcaatctttattatttttctcctttccttatctctctctctttttttatccctttaaaATTTGTCCTGAACTGTAACAAAGCAGAAAAACTTCATGCTGATTGATGAATAAAGCACATTATGAGTTGATTTAAGATAATTTGAGACGGTTTTTACCTCATCTTCATTCTATATTTATCAGATTGCGGACAGGAGAAAGAACTGTTTCCTATCAGATAATTTGGAGTAGATTCCAGGACCCTCCATTAATAAAAAGTAgggtttttgtaattatataaataattcaaaaatagataCTAAGTTCATGTAAATATTGAATCTTAAGTATAATTGCATGTAGATTTATAGATTAAAGAAAGAATATTTAAACTTGTAATAAAATCATAGCATGCATATTAAAcatatttaaagttaaaattgattttatatatatatatatatatataatatatatatatatataagttttactTTAATCAATAATGAAAAAGTTAGTCTTTATAaatagttcttttttttcaaaataaggaTAATATTACTTACGATTAATAAGTATGAAGTTAAAAATTCTAATCTTaacttaaaagtaaaatattaattaaacctacatcaaaaattatttttaattacatatacttatgattttattcaattcaatagtTCACAAATAACTTTAATCAATTTACAAAATTCGcaataaactcaattttaattttcactttTTGAAACTCAATATGtctcactaataaaaaaaatgggtaaaaaaaaacaaaaagagtttTTGGATAAATTGCATCAACTTCCCAAAACTCTTACAAATTATATTTAGCCCCGAGCACTCGGGCACTTGGAGGGGACTTCACTGATGGGAATGGGGATGGGATGGCTTGCTGTCCCAGACAAGAACTGAAGTGACTCATAAACATGAACTTTTCCGTACAATCTCAAAtccctctcctcctcttcctctataTAACAAGAACCCTGTTGGGTTTGAAGCTTTGAGACCTCGAAAACCCTACTAAAGGTTCACACTGTATCTCTATCTTTCCATGTCCTGTAATTTATAGAAATGTAGCTTATTATCAATCAAGATTATTGACTTTTATGGGTTTCTAGTTTCATACTTTAGTTTAGAGAATGGGTTTGTTTTTAGTGTAAAAACAATGCCGGTTTTGAGCTTTGGAGAACCTTTTGTGTGTATATTGTGTTGTGTAGTTGTTAGTTTCAATTCaagagaaacttcatttttgtgtgttattattattattttttttatattagtactgGTAAGTTCACTGACAGTGGGCATTTTATGGagtatatttttcaacaaataattCAATGAATTCAGTGTTTAGCATTTAATTTCTTAGGTAAGAGACTTTTAatgactttaaaaaatttaaatgtgatTATTAGGTTGAAATGAATGCAAATTTGCTTGTATTTGTCGCGCATTTTCATAGGCAGATGATGATTGTAGTTTAAGAATTTTGATGGATTTGTCAGTTGTGATGCCTGTCAAAGTGAAGTAATGATTGttgttttgtctttgttttctgtAATGTGTCCATGTTGTCCATATTTCTTCCTGTTTCTTGAATATCAATGAGTAGAGATGGTGATTAATTAGGTACTCCTTATGATGCCAGCATGGAAATTGGACTTCCAACGTCAGAGAAGATGGACTTGAACATGGATCAGGATTGTTGTAGTTCAAATTCTGCACTGGTAAATGCATCTCAACTCAGTGCTTCATCAAAAGATGATGCTTACAGGGGTGGGTTACTAAAAATTGGCACAGAGTTTGAATCTGACGAACATGCTTACAGAATTTACAACAAGTATGCCAAAGTGGTAGGCTTCAGTGTTCGGAAAGATTGGTTAAATCGGAGTAAGGTGCATGGTCTAGTGGTGTCTAGAAAGTTTACTTGCTCTAAGGAAGGTTATCGGCGGAAAGACAAGAGAGACCTTAATGTGAAGAAGCGTCAGAAAGAAACAAGAACTGGTTGCTTGGCTCACATGATTGTCACTCGCCAGCCTGATGGTAAATACAGAGTGACACATTTTGAAGCAGAGCATAATCATGATAATATAGACCCAAATAATGCTGACACACAGCTATTACAGAGGGAGTTATTTGTTGATCAAGCTGCCAAAGCTGACTTGTCTAGTAACTCAGGGACGGAATCAAGCTCAACCTATGGACTGATGAACAGACGAATTGAAGTTTGTCAATCTCTTGATTATCTGGCCATGGATTTTGAAAATTCCCTACGGTCTGAAAGGGTTAGAGATATGAAGGAGGGGGAAGCAGGACGTTTGTTGCGTTATTTTCATAGGCAACACATTGAAAATCCATCATTTATTCATGGCATTCAGGTTGATATTGATGACAAAGTAAGTAACATATTCTGGGCTGACGATAAAATGGTAGTGGATTATGACCATTTTGGTGATGTGGTTTGTTTGGACACTATTTACCGAACAAATAAAGATCTTCAGCCATTTGTACAGTTCATGGGAGTGAACCATCACAATCAAGCAATAATTTTTGCTGCTGCACTTTTATTCGATGACACTGTTGAATCGCTCAAGTGGCTGTTTAATACATTTCTAGAGGCAATGTCTGGAAAGAAGCCAAAAGTCATTCTTACAGATCAAGATGCAGCAATAGCGGAAGCAGTCAATTCAATTTTACCAGAAACAAGCCATCGTATCTGTGTTTGGCAGATGTACCAGAATGTTCTTAAGCATCTTAGCCATTTAGTGAAGGATATTGAATCCTTTTCTAGTGACTTTCGAAGTTGTATTTATGACTCCAATTACGAGGAGGCTTTCGTTCATGCTTGGGAGGGTCTGCTGGACAAATATGGCCTTCAACAAAATGAGTGGCTAAGATGGATgtttagagaaagagagaagtggTCCATGGTATATGGCAGTAATACATTTTTTCTTGACATGAAAGGCTCACATGTGGTTGAAGATTTATCTAATAACTTGAGAAGTTATCTAAACTCTGACCAAGATGCGCTTcagattttcaagatttttgaaAGGGTTGTAAATGAGCAACGTGTCAAAGAAAAACATGCTAATGATGAAATGACTACATGCATGCCAAGGTTACCAGGTAATGTAGTTTTGCTAAAGCATGCAAGTGCTATTTATACGCCAAAGGCATTTGAAATATTTCAGAAGGAATATGAGAAGTGTTTAAATGTCGTAGTCAGCCAGTGCAATGAGAATGGATTTTTGCTTGAATACAAAGTCAATGCATTTGGACGGCCTCAAGAATATACAGTCACAATCAATTCAACAGATGACACAGTAGTTTGCAATTGCATGAAATTTGAGAATGTCGGATTTTTATGTGGCCATGCTTTGAAAGTTCTTGATGATCGGAACATAAAGATGGTTCCATTCCGATATATCTTGAAGAGATGGACAAAAGATGCAAGGCTCGGAAGATCAAGAAATAGAAATGATTTCGCTGCTCAAGAAAACCCAAAGTTGGTTGTAGCTAACCGTTACAAAGATTTGTGCCGCAACATATTGAAAATGTCAGCCAGGGCAGCTGAATCAGAGGATGCGTTTCAGTTTGCCTTAAGAAAACTAGATGCGTTAATTGAAGGTGTGGAGAAGATCTTGATGTTGAAACCTGATGAGGGTCAAGGCATCAATTCAAGTAGAACCATGGTGAATGGTCACGAAAGTGAAAATGCAGAGTTTTTCTTGAATGAGAAGGCAATCGAGGATCAAGTAAAAGACAACAGAGTAGAGGGATCAAAAGAAAGGGAGAGTGATGTTCCTGATAGACATCAACTGAAAAATGTGGTTGGAAAAGGCTGTcagaaaaaaagatttcagCTTGCACAACCACCCTCCCCTAATACTAGTAACGGCATTTCAAGTCCTCCACAAGCATGTGTTACTACTGAAGGCCCAACTCACAATCCTCTTCTGCAGGTTATTCTAACCATAATTTCTATCATAACTGTTCATAGTTAGACCCTTATTTTTCTTACTTGGATCCCGCCATGACTAAgctaaaattgaatgatccttcatgTGTATCGTGCAGGGTGTGTATAATTTTGAGGCCAATCAGGTGGTTCAGTGCATGTACCCGCTGCAGAATCCAGTAGTTATGGACCATCAAGATAATCCTAACATGTACCGACAATCAAATTCTTATGCTGACTAGCAAGACTCACCTAGTCAAACTCCATTACTCCAGGtaatattcataaatttttaaattctcCATATACATCGAATTGGTACCATTTTATTTATCAGGCACTCTGGTGCAGGAATGTTTAATCCTTCACTAACAATGCTCAATTGAGGCAGGTAAATATTTAACTCGAAAATGGCAATAAATCTGGATGGCAACCGAGCTTAGCATATTGATCATCTCCTTTCTAATTTTCTCTGTAGGCGATGGATCTTGATCGCCAACATCCTCATTCATCTTCAATCTTACTATGCGATCATAGATTCAAAACTTCTGACACATCTTATCTTGGACTCAAGTTAAGATGAAGAATATGGGGTCATGTTTGTATCCTGTGCCTTTATACAGCCTCAAATGCTTCTATTGTTTCCTCATAAGTAAGTTTGATTGCAAATGAGGCAATATCTACATAAAACAGAAAGGAAGATTATCACACAATAATTTCACTTATAAGTGCATGTATTCTCCcctcaaaactatatataatagCCAAAAGTAAGAGTTCtatttcaaatctaaaattactTGTAAAAACCACAGCTACACCAATATATAGATCATCAGTAATGCAAAAGACATGATCATAATTGGTTGGAAAAACTATGGCAGGACGGATAACAAGAAATCAGTTGATTTCAAGACATCGAAATGAGCAAATGCAGTTCATTTGTCTTAAGCAGCAGTGCTGCAGAGCTCATTGGAATCCTTTTGGGGATTCAAAAACCAGCGCCTGAGACGTTCAGATGCCTTGTCCACCTATTAGAAAAGAAGCTTGTTATTGACTACAAGTATATTATTTCAAGTTCTACCTGTATagaatattttctttcttttctacaaACCTGTTCATCCCAATCGGTCCTCTATACAATGAAGGACAAAATAAGTGTTTGCACTAAAACTCCACTCAACAATCCCATCCATAGACCCTGTGAAAGAGTTAAAGTATACATCGTTACATGTTTGACTAATGTCTCTACATgagcaagaaaataaactagAGTTTTTAGGCTGCTTTCAaataatggataaaaaaagagatgttagAAATCTTCATGGATAAGTCCATAGATTTAATACAGAACTCGAACATCAATATTGATGCATGGGGATTTTTAACcgagattatttgtttttttaattagttttatttatatttaatttcaaaaatatttgattatatggtatttttatattttttgtatttagtttaagagataaaatattaaaactgatattatttttttctattttatttaggaatCCCTATAATATAAGTCTATAATTATTGAGTGaaattcttgttctttttaagATACACCTTGGACTAGCATGGATAATGTtgtttaacttgtattttaaaagattatttaaagaaaaaatatcctataataaaatttaaattatatcttttttttgtataataatttttttcagcaGAATTTTGTATTGCTTGTACTTGTTATCTTTCTTGTGCTATTTTTGTCGGtgtctatttttgttgtgtCATAGTTGTGTCAATTATTTTGAAGTCAGCTTTTGATGTCCCATGGTTCTTGATTGGGGATTTTAATGAGTCTTTATTCACAAGTGACTGCAAcagtaaatttttaaatcttgcTGGTTCCAATTCATTCAAATTGTTCTTACAAAATTGTGACTTAATTGAGTTCCCTCTAGTTGGTTAACATTATACATGGTTTCGTAGGGGATTAATGAGTCGCATTGATCGTGCTTCCTCCTCTCTTATCTGTCATCTGATGTTTGCTGGTCTGCTGCCACGGTGTCTGCCTAGAGGACTTTCAGATCATTGTTAATTGCTTCTAAGATCTCAGAGAAGGATACAGACTGGaagcctttttgttttttagattgttgGTTATCTCATCCCTATTTCATGGCTACTCTGACAACGTTGTGAGAAGCTAGATGTGTTGAGTTTCTAGGCCCTTTCATGTTTCTTAAGAAACTAAGCTACCTTGCTAAGCATCTTCGACCATGGAACCGTGAGCATTTTGGTAACCAAGAAAGTTGGCTGCTTATTGTAACCAACAGAATTGTAGAAAACAAGCAGGCCGAAAGTATCTTGACAGCAGAGGAGTCTTCCGTGTTAGCTGAGATAATTAGAGAAAAGTGGGCTGTTAGTAAGTATACTGAAAGTATTTGGCGTTCAAAGTCAAGACACAACTGGTGCAAATTACGTGACCGTAATACGAAGTTCTTCTATATGGTTGCTAGCTTCAGACATACACGTAATTATCTCTCTGCATTAACTTACAATGGCAGCAACTATACCACAACACCGTCTATTAAGGAAGCTGCAATTGGCTATTATTCTGGCCTTGTCACTCAGTCTTCATCAAATCGTGCAACTATGGGACCTCTGGGTTTTAAGCATTTGATGGAAGAAAATTCTATATGGCTAGCTAGAGCGTGCGGTGACAATGGAAGAACTCAAAGCATCCTTCTGGGACCGCGATGATTCAAAGAGTCTTGGACCAGATGGTTTCAACTTTAAATTCGACAGAAAAGCTTGGGGATTGATCTGTCGTGACTTATTGGATTTGGTTAATGATTTCTTCACAACAACAACATTCTCGAAAGGACTTGATCTGGCTCATGTCACTTTGCTGCCAAAGACTAAGTTTCCAGCTCAATTTTCAGATTATAGGCCAATTATTTCGATACATCGTCTCTATAAAGTTGTTGCCAAACTTCTTTCCAACAGACTCAAGCATGTCATCCAGGATCTAATTAGCGATAGTTAGACTGCCTTTATGCTGGACTTATTGATGCTTTTATGATAGCCAATAAAGTGGTTCATGATTTGCAGAGCTCTAGGGGGGGAAAGTATGATCTTCAAAGTGGATTTTCATAAAGCTTGTGTTTCTGTCTCCTGGGATTATCTTGATGAGGTTATGGGATAGATGGAGTTTGGTCCTAAATGGAGATGTTTGATGTATGCGTGTCTTTCTACTGCTAAATGGTAATTAGGAGTGGAATATGAAATGGAGGCGAActctaagaattttttaaattgagcaGGAAACTTTTATTTGGTTGGGCATTCAACATAAACTGTGTACTATTTAACGGTTATAAAAACCTGAAATCATATATTGATTCATGGTGAGGGATCTGTTAGAGTGTTCCACACACACTTGATGAACTGCTACATCAATGATCAATGGTGATTAAAGGCAAGTTTCAAAGGAAGGCATTGGAACCACTCTCTTTTGGTATTCCTTGGAGCATATGGTTAATCAGAAATAATTTGCTTTTCAATGATGTTAGACTAGATTTAGACTTATGCTTTTCCCTGACACTCCATCGATTATCTACTTATTTAAGAAATTGTGAATCTCCTTTTTCTTACATATGCAATgatgacaaatataaaaagacaaCGCTAAATGTTTCTATGGTACTATGTTGTAGgaccttttttgtttctttttctctttcttttttggtacTTTTTATGTAAAAACTTTGTATTTTCATGGTGGCTATCCTCTAATTGGGTAGcatgagtttttttaacaagtctttggattattatgaaaaaaaaaagactttgcAGAATGATTTTCATTTGCCTTCGAAACGATAGGTCGAAGAATTGAATGCAGGATTATTGTATTTTAAGGGTTTTGAAGGAGGCTCGAGACTGTGTTGTGAATGGCCATTTTTCTGCATCATGACTTGg
The sequence above is drawn from the Populus alba chromosome 15, ASM523922v2, whole genome shotgun sequence genome and encodes:
- the LOC118056422 gene encoding LOW QUALITY PROTEIN: stamen-specific protein FIL1 (The sequence of the model RefSeq protein was modified relative to this genomic sequence to represent the inferred CDS: deleted 1 base in 1 codon); this translates as MAALKSLSSPVAVLLLLTALAVQTQLARSQQCTSQLIMNNLNVCAPFVVPGSANTNPSAECCNALEALQHDCLCSTLQISSRLPSQCNLPPLTCSN
- the LOC118056423 gene encoding protein FAR1-RELATED SEQUENCE 5; this translates as MEIGLPTSEKMDLNMDQDCCSSNSALVNASQLSASSKDDAYRGGLLKIGTEFESDEHAYRIYNKYAKVVGFSVRKDWLNRSKVHGLVVSRKFTCSKEGYRRKDKRDLNVKKRQKETRTGCLAHMIVTRQPDGKYRVTHFEAEHNHDNIDPNNADTQLLQRELFVDQAAKADLSSNSGTESSSTYGLMNRRIEVCQSLDYLAMDFENSLRSERVRDMKEGEAGRLLRYFHRQHIENPSFIHGIQVDIDDKVSNIFWADDKMVVDYDHFGDVVCLDTIYRTNKDLQPFVQFMGVNHHNQAIIFAAALLFDDTVESLKWLFNTFLEAMSGKKPKVILTDQDAAIAEAVNSILPETSHRICVWQMYQNVLKHLSHLVKDIESFSSDFRSCIYDSNYEEAFVHAWEGLLDKYGLQQNEWLRWMFREREKWSMVYGSNTFFLDMKGSHVVEDLSNNLRSYLNSDQDALQIFKIFERVVNEQRVKEKHANDEMTTCMPRLPGNVVLLKHASAIYTPKAFEIFQKEYEKCLNVVVSQCNENGFLLEYKVNAFGRPQEYTVTINSTDDTVVCNCMKFENVGFLCGHALKVLDDRNIKMVPFRYILKRWTKDARLGRSRNRNDFAAQENPKLVVANRYKDLCRNILKMSARAAESEDAFQFALRKLDALIEGVEKILMLKPDEGQGINSSRTMVNGHESENAEFFLNEKAIEDQVKDNRVEGSKERESDVPDRHQLKNVVGKGCQKKRFQLAQPPSPNTSNGISSPPQACVTTEGPTHNPLLQGVYNFEANQVVQCMYPLQNPVVMDHQDNPNMYRQSNSYAD
- the LOC118056421 gene encoding probable methyltransferase PMT16; the protein is MAGPNQQYHATSKPVTVNFPFFKKINLYTLLLILFLCTFSYLFGSWRNTIVSIPCDPSKPTTTVTEEGKSLDFATHHRAGDLDVTLTSEVRTYPSCNVNLSEYTPCEDPKRSFKFSRHQLIYEERHCPEKGEILKCRIPAPYGYRNPFTWPASRDYAWYNNVPHKHLTVEKAVQNWIRFEGDRFRFPGGGTMFPNGADAYIDDIERLIDLKDGSIRTAIDTGCGVASWGAYLLSRNVLTMSFAPRDNHEAQVQFALERGVPALIGIMASKRLPYPSRAFDMAHCSRCLIPWAAFGGQYLIEVDRVLRPGGYWILSGPPINWKTHWKGWDRTEDDLNDEQNKIETVANSLCWKKLVEKDDIAIWQKPINHLNCKVNRKITQNPPFCPANDPDKAWYTNMETCLTNLPEVSTNQDVAGGELPKWPERLNAVPPRISRGTLEGITAETFQKDTALWNRRVSYYKAVNNQLEKPGRYRNILDMNAYLGGFAAALINDPLWVMNVVPVQAKANTLGVIYERGLIGTYQDWCEAMSTYPRTYDFIHADSVFILYDGRCEMEEILLEMDRILRPEGNVIFRDDVDVLVKIKKITDRLNWESRIVDHEDGPHQREKLLFAVKSYWTAPADHQKESTTSS